The Chloroflexota bacterium region AGGGGGCCACATCCACCACCACGCCGGCCCCGTCGGGGTAGCGCGGCACTTCGGGGAAGGTCAGGCGGACGGCGATGTTCCCGATGCCTTCCGAGGGGACGTAGGCGACGACCTGTCCTCCGGGCTGCCCGCTCGTCGCCTTGCCCGAGGGCGATTCTCTATCAGGGGGCAGAGTCGGCACGCTGTCTGCGGGCCGGGTCGGCGTCTCCCGCCGGGGCGGAGTGGTCATCTCCGGCGTGACCTGCTGCCCCGGAGAGCCGGTCGAGCAGGTCGTGGTTGCTACCACCAGTGGAAGAACGAACAACAGTGAAATGAGCAAGCGTTTCATCACGACTCTCCTTTCAGGATCGGTAGATCTACCTTGGTCAAATGTGTTGACAATATCTGCTCTCGGCTTCACTGACTGAATAGGTGTACTTGAGATCGTAGTTGGTTTAGTCGTAGTAACTGATGTGCGGCCAGCCGGACGCACCGAGGGCCAGCGAGGTCTCGTACAAGCCTACCTCCCTGTCGCTACCCACCGCCTCGATCTGCCAGGCTGGGGTAGTGGTAGCTCCAGGCGCTGCAAGGACCCTTCCCCGTCTTACCGTGAGGCCCCTCCGCCCGGCCCCCCATCTCCTCCCGCCCGCACGCGGCCGGCGCACCCCGCGCGGCGGGCGTCAGCGCGGGGGTCAGGCGCTCGCCTCAACGCCCCGCCGCAGCGCCAGCCGGCTCCCCGCCGCCACCAGCCCCAACTCCGCCAGCGTCATCCCCGCCAGGTACACCGACACGTCAAACCACAACTTCGTCGGATAGATGCGTATCAGCGTGTCCGAGTACAGGAATAGCCACGTGTCGCCCTCAAAGAACACCCGATGAAACGCCGTGAAGAACACGTTGAACCCCACGGCGATGAACACCCCCAGCGCGGCGAAGGCGATGAGACTCGCCACGGCGCTGGCCCACAACGCCCGGAACAGCGCGCGCAGTTCGCCCGCCACGAGCAGCAGGAGCGCCTCCCCCACCAGCGCGGCCCATGCGATCCACAACACCAACCGCGCCCGCTGGATCAGCACGTTCACATCCCGCATGTGGCGGATTTCGCGCTCGTTGAAGGCGGGCTCGCCCGTGCGCTCAAATCGCGCCTCCTCCAGCAGGCGGATGCCGTCGGGCCGCAACACCGACGCCAGGCCCAGTTTCGCCAGCGCCTCGCGCTCGGCTCGCGGCAGGGAGTAGCCGCCGGGCGGGTAGTACTCATCCGCGGGGAACGTCGGCTTGTCGTATTCGTGGCGGATGAAGGCATCGCTGGCCAGGAGGAAGACGTTGGTCAGGATGAGCGCCACCGGCAGCGCGATGGCGATGAGGATTTGGCTGACGCGCACCGCACCGCGCGGCAGGCGCCGGTTTTCGGGCGTGTTTGCTGGAATCCACATGATGGCCTCCTAGTAGCGGCGTCTCAGCGTGATGGCGACGATTTCCGGCGGGGCGCAAAACCGCACCGGCGGCGTGATGGTGCCCACGCCGTTGGTAACGAAAACGAGCGTGTAGCCCGTGTCCACGAACCCGCTGCGATACTTCTGCCCGTAGGCCGACGGCACGAACGCGGCCCACAACCCGAACAGCGTAACCTGCCCGCCGTGGGTGTGGCCGCTGAGCACCAGGTCTATCCGGCGCGTTGTGATCCGCTCGGCGTAGTCGGGATTGT contains the following coding sequences:
- a CDS encoding TIGR01906 family membrane protein, whose protein sequence is MWIPANTPENRRLPRGAVRVSQILIAIALPVALILTNVFLLASDAFIRHEYDKPTFPADEYYPPGGYSLPRAEREALAKLGLASVLRPDGIRLLEEARFERTGEPAFNEREIRHMRDVNVLIQRARLVLWIAWAALVGEALLLLVAGELRALFRALWASAVASLIAFAALGVFIAVGFNVFFTAFHRVFFEGDTWLFLYSDTLIRIYPTKLWFDVSVYLAGMTLAELGLVAAGSRLALRRGVEASA